One window of Nocardia nova SH22a genomic DNA carries:
- a CDS encoding acyl-CoA dehydrogenase family protein: protein MRTDLFESDHDLFGRTVRGFVERHVIHKMDKWDADRLIDRDTWRAAGAQGLLGLAVPEEYGGAGETDYRFRVVIQTEIARVGASALQSGFSTNDDIVLNYLLRHANSEQRERWLPGFVTGETIGAIAMTEPGAGSDLRSVQTTAVREGDDWVINGSKTFITSGMLADLVIVFAVTDRDLGSRGFSLFVVEDGTPGFTRGRKLDKVGLHAQDTAELFFDNVRVPDANRLGDIGGGFGYLMRSLPLERLGIGIAAQVSAEAVMGWTLDYIKERRAFGKPIAEFQGLGFTVAELQTATEVSRAYIDRCVREYNNGTLTAVDAAKAKLWATELQGKVIDAGVQLHGGYGYMMEYPVAKAYIDARIQRIYGGTNEIMKEIIHRDLLRA, encoded by the coding sequence GTGAGAACAGACCTTTTCGAGTCCGACCACGACCTGTTCGGCCGGACCGTGCGCGGCTTCGTCGAGCGCCATGTCATCCACAAGATGGACAAGTGGGACGCCGACCGGCTCATCGATCGCGACACCTGGCGCGCGGCCGGTGCTCAGGGCCTGCTCGGCCTGGCGGTGCCGGAGGAATACGGCGGGGCGGGTGAGACCGACTACCGATTCCGGGTGGTGATCCAGACCGAGATCGCCCGCGTGGGAGCCTCTGCCTTGCAGTCGGGATTTTCCACCAACGACGACATCGTCCTGAATTATCTGCTGCGGCACGCGAATTCCGAACAGCGCGAACGCTGGCTTCCCGGATTCGTCACCGGCGAGACGATCGGCGCCATCGCCATGACCGAGCCCGGTGCCGGCAGCGATCTGCGTTCGGTGCAGACCACGGCGGTCCGCGAGGGAGACGACTGGGTGATCAACGGGTCCAAGACCTTCATCACCAGCGGCATGCTCGCCGATCTGGTGATCGTCTTCGCGGTCACCGATCGCGATCTGGGCTCGCGCGGTTTCAGCCTGTTCGTCGTCGAGGACGGCACCCCCGGTTTCACCCGCGGCCGCAAACTCGACAAGGTCGGGCTGCACGCCCAGGACACCGCGGAACTGTTCTTCGACAATGTCCGGGTTCCGGACGCGAACCGGCTCGGCGACATCGGCGGCGGCTTCGGCTACCTGATGCGGAGCCTGCCGCTGGAGCGGCTCGGAATCGGCATCGCCGCACAGGTTTCCGCGGAGGCCGTGATGGGCTGGACCCTCGACTACATCAAGGAGCGCCGCGCCTTCGGCAAGCCGATCGCCGAATTCCAGGGCCTCGGATTCACCGTGGCCGAACTGCAGACCGCCACCGAGGTCTCCCGCGCCTACATCGACCGCTGTGTCCGCGAATACAACAACGGCACGCTGACCGCCGTCGATGCCGCCAAGGCCAAGCTGTGGGCCACCGAGTTGCAGGGCAAGGTCATCGACGCGGGTGTCCAGCTGCACGGCGGATACGGGTACATGATGGAGTATCCGGTCGCCAAGGCGTATATAGACGCCCGCATCCAGCGCATCTACGGCGGCACGAACGAGATCATGAAAGAGATCATCCATCGCGATCTGCTGCGGGCGTGA